The Rhodothermus marinus DSM 4252 DNA segment AGCTGCTCCTGCACGAACGGATCGCCGGGCTGCTCGGCCGTGGCCAGGTGCGTGCACAGCCCGACCAGCGTGACCCCCGGCGTCTGCTCCAGCCGGCGGATGATTTCGGGGGCCTCCTCCGGCCAGATCCCCAGCCGCCCCATGCCAGTATCGACCTTGACGTGTACCCGGAGCGGGCCATAACGCGGCGCGGCCGCGCAGACTGCTTCGGCCAACAGGGGCGACGAGACGGTTACCTCGACCTCGTGCGCCACGCAGGCTGCCAGGTCCTCGGGAAACGCTGCGCCCAACAAAAGAATCGAGCCCGTAATGCCGGCTTCTCGCAGTTCTACGGCTTCGGACAGTCGGGCGACCGCAAAGTGCCGTATGCCCGCCTCCTGCAACGTACGGGCCACCGGCACCAGACCATGTCCGTAGGCGTCGGCCTTGACCACGGCGATCGGTTCGGCCGGACCCAGCCGACGGCGCACCTGCTCCAGGTTGTGCCGGAGATGTCCCAGGTGAATTTCCACAAAGGCCGGGTGCAACACGGTCGGATCTCCAACTGCGGAATGCCGCGCCGCTGACGCTGCAGCCTGAGAAAAAGATCCTTAAAAAATGAGCTGCCACTGAACGACCAGCAGCCGCTGGACGATGCCGCGTTCGGTCGTGTAGGCGACGGTCAGGCGCTGGCGCTCGTAGCCCTCGCCCCCATAGGCGCTCGGGCTGACGCTGAAACCGACGGTCAGGATGGTTCGATCCGGCTCGGTGCGGCCCTCGTCGAGCCGTTCGACGCGGGCGAAGGCTTCGGCGGCCCGGTGCAGCCGCACGGCGCCCAGTACGGCACCACCCAGCAGACGGTCGGCCGGAACGGGCTCGGCGCCCTCCTTCCGGAAGTACTGGACGACCAGCCCGTCCAGCTTCAGGCGAAGCGGCCGACTGCCCGGGTTGGCGCCCCGGTACAGGTGCAGGCCATAGGATACGTAGCGCCGTCCCTCGGTGTTGGGGTTGCCAGCGCCGTTGTAGCTGATGAACCCACCGACTTCCAGTCCATCCACGGCCTTCGGCGTCAGGGTGCCGCCCAGGCTGACGGCCATGCCGGTATGCCGCACGCCCCCGGTGACGTCGGTGCTGCTCGGGCTCTCGCGATAGTTGCCACGCAGCCGCTCCCAGCTCCCGTCGCCGTTGTGCAGAAAAAGAAGTAGCCGGCCCTGCTCCCGATGGTAAGCCACCTCCAGGCCGAAGTCGCGGCCGTCGCTCCCGATGGTCCGGGCGCCCCAGCGCTCGGCGATGGCAGGCCGCTCGACGGCGTCGACGTACCGGTGCGAAGTCAATGCCAGTGCGCGCGGCTGGATGGAAGGGAGTCGGCCGACCCGGAAGGACCAGTTCGGGTGGGGCGTGTAGACGGCATAGGCGTCCGGAAACCGGGCGGTCGTCCCGGTGCCGTCCACCTGAAAGCGGAAGGTCCAGCGTTCCGACAGGCGGAGCGTGGCCCGAAGGCGCGCCCGCCGAATGCCGAAGCCCAGGCGCGTTCGGCCGGAAGGCTCGTGATGTCCATAGCTGAAGCGCGGCTGGAGCGTCCCGCCCAGCGTAATCGAAGGCGTCGAAGACGGCTGGGCCTGCGCCGCGCAGGCGAAAAGCCCAACCACAAGCACAAGGCGAAAGCGCACGGCTACTCAAAAAGCAGGTTGCCGCAGAACGGGCAAAATGTACGGGCACGCTCCCTTCT contains these protein-coding regions:
- a CDS encoding porin, with amino-acid sequence MRFRLVLVVGLFACAAQAQPSSTPSITLGGTLQPRFSYGHHEPSGRTRLGFGIRRARLRATLRLSERWTFRFQVDGTGTTARFPDAYAVYTPHPNWSFRVGRLPSIQPRALALTSHRYVDAVERPAIAERWGARTIGSDGRDFGLEVAYHREQGRLLLFLHNGDGSWERLRGNYRESPSSTDVTGGVRHTGMAVSLGGTLTPKAVDGLEVGGFISYNGAGNPNTEGRRYVSYGLHLYRGANPGSRPLRLKLDGLVVQYFRKEGAEPVPADRLLGGAVLGAVRLHRAAEAFARVERLDEGRTEPDRTILTVGFSVSPSAYGGEGYERQRLTVAYTTERGIVQRLLVVQWQLIF